TTGACAGACTTCTCGGGCCATCGACCTGCAGCGAGTGTAAGAAACGCCCCAAGCAATGAAAGTCAACACCTCTACACACCCTTGGTAGTCTTGAACTGCTTGGCCTGAGAAGCTCGGCCAGTACCGCCAGCGAACCGTCGGAAAGGAATAACCTGCTTGTGGTCCTGAACGTCGGCGAGGTAGGTGTacgccttcttcaagttcATGCCTTTAAAACCCACTCAGTATGATGTTTTTGATGAGATCCCGATTTTAACCAAAACTCACCAGAAAGGGCAGCGGCCACCTCTCGCATGTTCTTGAAGTGAGTCCGGAGGTACTCGCCTCGGGCCTTGGCGACTATAGCATCCATCagcctcatccttctccatgaCCACCAATCTAAAGCTCAACGCACACTTCTCGGGGTTGCTCGCGGCGATGTGGGCAGAGGCGTATCGAACCTATTGTTTGCACTGTCAGCTCCCCATCACTCGCTCGTTCTCCATGTCTTCTGTGCGTATCGAATTGTCGAACGGTGTCGGGTACGGGGCGGAATGAAGACTAACCATTGTGAGTATAGGGCTACGGCCTTTTGagggatgaggaaagagaaagaggggatAAATTGATTTGGCGGCTCAAACCTCAAAGCAGCGGTGCTCCATTTGCCACAATCTGACGGAGTTTCACGGAGTTTCGAATTTTTACTTCCGGGAAAAAATGACGGTCGTCGCCGCCGTTTTATCACTCTTACGTACGGTACTGTCTCTCCTTCGGGTTCATGAGCTCTTGATATTCTTCTGCCTCCACTTGCGCGTTCCCGTCCGTCACTATGTACTAATGCCGGCCAACGCGTCGCTGTTTCGTACTTCTGTATTGCATCCTTCTCAGTATTCAAAGTATACATATTACATACTTCTTGAAACCATATCAAGGGGGTTACGTTCCCTCCTCTACCAAATAGGCGAGAGAAAGATGACAAA
This Cryptococcus neoformans var. neoformans JEC21 chromosome 14 sequence DNA region includes the following protein-coding sequences:
- a CDS encoding 60s ribosomal protein l17, putative; this encodes MVRYASAHIAASNPEKFAKARGEYLRTHFKNMREVAAALSGMNLKKAYTYLADVQDHKQVIPFRRFAGGTGRASQAKQFKTTKGRWPEKSVKFILRLLKNAESNADAKDLDVEELIIKNIVVQQAPKTRRRTYRAHGRINPYQGHPCHIEIILSVPSSEVPRAKDLDTTSSKKAETIAAIEA